From a region of the Bacillota bacterium genome:
- a CDS encoding DUF4406 domain-containing protein, which yields MTDKKLVYIASPYAGDIEYNTRMAIKYCRYAAEHGVIPLAPHLLMPRFLCEANPEERELGIKMGLQLLALCSELWVFGGWISEGMRREIAEAERLGVPIKHIGEIEMTGVKDMKKYGIWAKRSAASVCGAAEAWLKSDGKPITFDTYEEAAAKAEALMKNIGTANVSYYPRPMEQEPEDAPAPGMSMKL from the coding sequence ATGACGGATAAGAAGCTGGTCTATATTGCCTCGCCCTATGCCGGAGATATCGAATACAACACCCGGATGGCAATAAAATACTGCCGCTACGCCGCGGAACACGGCGTTATCCCTCTGGCTCCCCATTTGCTGATGCCGAGATTCCTCTGCGAAGCGAATCCGGAAGAACGGGAGCTGGGGATCAAAATGGGGCTGCAGCTCCTTGCCTTATGCTCCGAACTGTGGGTCTTCGGCGGCTGGATATCCGAGGGCATGCGGCGTGAGATCGCGGAGGCCGAAAGGCTCGGTGTCCCGATTAAACACATCGGCGAAATTGAAATGACGGGAGTGAAGGATATGAAAAAATACGGAATATGGGCGAAAAGAAGCGCGGCCTCCGTCTGCGGCGCGGCGGAAGCCTGGCTCAAATCGGACGGAAAGCCCATAACCTTCGACACTTATGAGGAAGCGGCGGCCAAGGCCGAAGCGCTTATGAAGAATATCGGGACGGCCAACGTTTCCTATTATCCCAGGCCAATGGAACAGGAGCCGGAGGACGCGCCCGCTCCCGGCATGAGTATGAAATTATAA